Proteins from a genomic interval of Kitasatospora kifunensis:
- a CDS encoding protein meaA, translating to MTNRQHRDRPWLMRTYAGHSTAADSNALYRRNLAKGQTGLSVAFDLPTQTGYDSDHVLARGEVGRVGVPIGHLGDMRALFDGIPLEQTNTSMTINATAMWLLALYQVVAEEQGADITKLTGTTQNDIVKEYLSRGTHVFPPGPSIRLITDMIAYTVAGIPKWNPINICSYHLQEAGATPVQEIAFAMCTAITVLDAVRDSGQVPQERMGEVVGRISFFVNAGVRFVEEMCKLRAFGLLWEKVTLERYGIQDPKQRRFRYGVQVNSLGLTEAQPENNVQRIVLEMLGVTLSKDARARAVQLPAWNEALGLPRPWDQQWSLRIQQVLAYESDLLEYGDLFNGSHVVEAKTAELLAGAEAEIAKVLGMGDGTGREGIIPAVESGYLKSALVASHAERRARIESGEDKIVGVNCFDTTEENPLTADLDAAIMVVDPAAEQGVLDGLAAWKADRDEAAALRALAELKAVATTEVNLMAATLDCVRAGVTTGEWAFALREVFGEYRAPTGVGGAPVAVPAEPGGELAAVRAAVAATAAELGCGKLRLLVGKPGLDGHSNGAEQIAVRARDAGFEVVYQGIRLTPEQIVAAAVAEDVHCVGLSILSGAHAELVPDVLRRLRRAGVEDVPVIVGGIIPAADGEALKAAGVAAVFTPKDFGITTIIGRIVDEIRLANHLAPTTTKEETLA from the coding sequence ATGACGAACCGTCAGCACCGCGACCGACCCTGGCTGATGCGCACCTACGCCGGCCACTCCACCGCGGCCGACTCCAACGCGCTCTACCGGCGCAACCTCGCCAAGGGCCAGACCGGCCTCTCGGTCGCCTTCGACCTGCCCACCCAGACCGGCTACGACTCGGACCACGTGCTGGCCCGCGGCGAGGTCGGCCGGGTCGGCGTGCCGATCGGCCACCTCGGCGACATGCGCGCGCTGTTCGACGGCATCCCGCTCGAGCAGACCAACACCTCGATGACCATCAACGCCACCGCGATGTGGCTGCTGGCGCTCTACCAGGTGGTCGCCGAGGAGCAGGGCGCGGACATCACCAAGCTCACCGGCACCACCCAGAACGACATCGTCAAGGAGTACCTGTCGCGCGGGACGCACGTCTTCCCGCCCGGCCCGTCCATCCGGCTGATCACCGACATGATCGCCTACACGGTGGCCGGGATCCCCAAGTGGAACCCGATCAACATCTGCAGCTACCACCTCCAGGAGGCCGGGGCCACCCCGGTGCAGGAGATCGCCTTCGCGATGTGCACCGCGATCACCGTGCTGGACGCGGTGCGCGACAGCGGCCAGGTGCCCCAGGAGCGGATGGGCGAGGTGGTCGGGCGGATCTCCTTCTTCGTCAACGCGGGCGTGCGGTTCGTCGAGGAGATGTGCAAGCTGCGCGCCTTCGGCCTGCTCTGGGAGAAGGTCACCCTGGAGCGCTACGGCATCCAGGACCCCAAGCAGCGCCGGTTCCGCTACGGCGTGCAGGTCAACTCCCTCGGCCTGACCGAGGCGCAGCCGGAGAACAACGTCCAGCGGATCGTGCTGGAGATGCTGGGCGTCACGCTCTCCAAGGACGCCCGCGCCCGCGCCGTCCAACTGCCCGCCTGGAACGAGGCGCTGGGCCTGCCCCGGCCCTGGGACCAGCAGTGGTCGCTGCGGATCCAGCAGGTGCTGGCCTACGAGTCGGACCTGCTGGAGTACGGCGACCTGTTCAACGGCTCGCACGTGGTCGAGGCGAAGACCGCCGAGTTGCTGGCCGGCGCCGAGGCGGAGATCGCCAAGGTACTCGGCATGGGTGACGGCACCGGGCGCGAAGGCATCATCCCGGCCGTCGAGTCCGGCTACCTGAAGTCCGCGCTGGTCGCCTCGCACGCCGAGCGGCGGGCCCGGATCGAGAGCGGCGAGGACAAGATCGTCGGGGTGAACTGCTTCGACACCACCGAGGAGAACCCGCTCACCGCCGACCTGGACGCCGCGATCATGGTGGTCGACCCGGCCGCCGAGCAGGGCGTGCTGGACGGCCTGGCGGCCTGGAAGGCCGACCGCGACGAGGCGGCGGCGCTGCGCGCGCTCGCCGAGCTCAAGGCGGTCGCCACCACCGAGGTCAACCTGATGGCCGCCACCCTGGACTGCGTACGGGCCGGGGTGACCACCGGCGAGTGGGCCTTCGCACTGCGCGAGGTGTTCGGCGAGTACCGAGCGCCCACCGGGGTCGGCGGCGCGCCGGTGGCGGTGCCGGCCGAGCCGGGCGGCGAGCTGGCGGCGGTGCGCGCGGCGGTCGCCGCGACCGCGGCCGAGCTGGGCTGCGGCAAGCTGCGCCTGCTGGTCGGCAAGCCCGGCCTGGACGGGCACTCCAACGGCGCCGAGCAGATCGCGGTGCGCGCCAGGGACGCCGGCTTCGAGGTGGTCTACCAGGGCATCCGTCTGACGCCGGAGCAGATCGTGGCGGCCGCGGTGGCCGAGGACGTGCACTGCGTGGGTCTGTCGATCCTCTCCGGCGCGCACGCCGAGCTGGTTCCCGACGTACTGCGGCGGCTGCGCCGGGCCGGGGTGGAGGATGTGCCAGTGATCGTGGGTGGCATCATCCCGGCAGCGGACGGCGAGGCCCTCAAGGCCGCCGGCGTCGCCGCCGTGTTCACCCCGAAGGACTTCGGCATCACCACCATCATCGGCCGGATCGTCGACGAGATCCGGCTGGCCAACCACCTGGCCCCGACCACCACGAAGGAAGAGACCCTCGCATGA